Part of the Nicotiana sylvestris chromosome 2, ASM39365v2, whole genome shotgun sequence genome, AGAAGCAGTAGTacatggtggctgaaattttcatctaagttttcctagaaatttcgcccacacgaaatttCTATTTccggtattatttgggtaacacagtagaagatcGTGGAAtgttcgaggatcacgattgtgcgggtgatggagattccattgagaagttatggaaTTGAAGGCTCACGTGatagaagagatatgttcacgcttcaagaggtaacccgtgaaacTCCGTATATACTAGTTGTCtagattacatgtgattttgaaaCTGGGATTGCTTCCACTGCTTATTATAATCCATCAGACCTTGCTAATTCTTTCGCTCGTTCTAAGTTCTTCTTTCCTTCAACCAGTCGTGGCCTATGACAACCCAAGTAAGATTGCcatctctctctcacacacaaaTACAAGCTGCTGACCAATTTTTAACTTTACTAGTCTCTGgacacgtgcgttgcacgtgtgttCTATATCAGTTGGTGCAAAAATTTTAAAACGatataaataatattaaagcTTGTGCATAATTAGTAACTGAAAATTTGAAAGGAAAAAGCACAAGCTTAACTTGATGAATATATAGTCAACCTATTTATTTTGAATGACTCGATGTCACTATTATATTTTGTAGTTGTAGACACTAAACTAAAATGGTATAACTTTTTCTTATGCAGTTCTTCTAATATACCACATATTTAGCTCGataattttctcaaattttgataTTTCATCAATACATAGTTTTAATATGAATATAAATAATGTTGCAAGTACTTTACGTCTTAAAGTTTGTGCCTTGTTTTTTTAGAAGTTGTAGCCTCCTTCTTTTGACAGCCGCATACATATCAAGAAGTTATCGAATGAAAGTACTTTTTTCGTCCATTTTTTTAAAAGTTAGCATCacgtaaaatattaatatatgcagttgattgctagaatttcttttaaaacaaaccTTTCATCTTTTGTTTCTTCTTGTCTAAAGATATTCTCCAAGTTTCCTCTTATTGGATTAAAGTACTTATACTTATTTGACTCTATAAACAAAGATAAATCCTAAGCTACATTGATTATCAAAAGGAAACGATTATCCCAAGCAAAAGTGTTAGACAAAATAACCCCTAGTCTTTGAATGTTTATTgcggagaaaaggaaaaaaatagcTCTAGTAATGGAACCAGTCGTTTTCATAATTAGTCCGGAAAGCAACGCGTAAATTTATAtccaaaggagaaaagaaaaaaagaaacaaaacaatcaaaataaaatataataatcaAGAATACATGATCAGATATAAGATCGCAGGCATATAAATTATAGTCTACAGATATATATGCTGAGTTTCCTTTAAACACCGGCACTATGAGACTTCCTTTGATCACATATATAGTGAAGATAACAATAATAACTGGTTAATAAGTGAAAAAAAACTAATTGGAGAGCAATAAAGCAACCCACCATAAGTTCACTGAGATTTCTTTACATGAGTGTTGTAATTGGAGTTGagcaaaattaaaaaagaaaaacagaaagagaatGTTCTTCTGGGAAAAGGGGGCTACTAACAaagaagagaaaatgaaaaaaatgatggAGTAATTTGACACTTTGGTGTCTGCTTTTATAGTATAATAAAGTATGAGTAAAGACTATGCATAAATGTTAGTACTATAACCGGTAGAAGCTCAAAGGACCAAACGGAGAAAAGTTAGAATGTGAAACAATGCAActgatttttttcatttattttaatttaatagAAGGCAGCTTCTTACACATGGGCAATATTGTCACTTAGTTTTTAAGGGTATATTTGTAAATCAACTTTTAACTTTGCGTCTTCCCACTTTTAGTATAATATGATATATACTGACAGACGCTGCTATTCATTTATATTGACGATGTAAATAATTTTTATCATATATATAAGCAATGTTATAATATCTATGTAACACGTAATTTATCATCTTTTCTAAGTTATCATACCATTTTTGCTAAAAAAATTACTTGTAATTAATCAGCTTTCGTATAATtagtttaaataataatttactGTCATTGTATAGAAGTTATAATTGATTGCTAATTAGTATTTTATGGTACATAGATGTATTATAATTTATATGTATCTATATGGTGTAGGTTCATGCGATTCTAAGTGCGCAGTGAGGCGTGGGAAAGCAGGAATAGCAAAACGTTGCTTGACCTACTGTGGAATATACTGCAATAAGTGCAACTGTGTTCCTTCGGGCAACTATGGTAACAAGTCGGAATGCCCTTGTTATAGAGACATGCTCAACTCCAAGGGCAAATCCAAATGCCCATGAAATTGAATACTACCACGTACTATCCATCAGTTCTTTCCACTCGATTTTCATCTCTCTTTCTTTTTCGATATGTTACTGCCAACTAGTAATAAAAGTATTCTCATATTCTTTATATTCCACAAATAACATTCCAACATATCATTGGCGCTTGTAATTGTTCGTACTTGCTTTGAATATTAAATGCAAGACTTTTTTCCACTTGGGCTGCTCCATTTGTGCATTTTTTTCCGGTTCTATCTATATCCAGATTTAAGAAAAAGAGGGAGAGAAAAGTTAATTATGATAAACTACAATgcgctatttttttttaaaattaatttaaaccaCCTCAATGGTTAGTGATTAGGCCGACCCCTACCTGTTCGTATCATCACCAAAATAGTGGTTACAATGAGGTGGAAGATTGTCCTCTCCTCCGTGGAATGTTCTAAGGATGAATAATTCATGCTTATAAAAAAATGTCCTCATCGGAATAGCCCAGCGTTACAATTTTATATAGCACATTGATCAGAATTTTGAAATGTCGATCACCAGAATTTTCAATCGTAATGCAAAAAATTATAGTGATTGACTAGAATTTTCTGGCCAATTACACAAAATATGGCAATCGTCACCGTTACTTGCAAAATTATGGAACCTCTTGAATTCTGGCGAATCACCATAAGACTTGCTCAAAAAATTCTGACAAGTGTTCTTTAAAATTCTGACCGGCGATTTTATTTTCAAGACTTTTGTTATCGGGTATAAAAATTTAAATGGTGGCACCAAATAATCCTACTTGTGCAAATCACCCTATAGATCACTTGATGAACAGCCCATTTCTTATTTGGATCGTCCAACTCGATCTCTTGCATGCCCCGTTAATAACAGCCAACCTTGCCACCTCCTGTGTACTCCAAGAGAAGCCTTACTTGTAAGTTTCTAAACGTCAGGAATTTATAAACCATTTtgaagtaaaaataaaataaaaatctatGCACTTTCTTTATTGAAATGTAAGTATTAGAGaaatgttataaatatattatattatgaatgttcatttagtactccgttgtaaataaactcctgaagaagtttatccatatgggattccgccgtaaatatgtttatctatttagtaatatattggaaataagcctcctgaagaagcttatcacttcggtacccggttatggataaacattatccccggtagaagattatccatacagggtataataagcttatcctttcgatactccgttatggataaacattaaccccggtagaagattatccataccgggtataataagcttatccttttgatactccgttatggataaacattatcccggtagaagattatccataccgggtacaatgaacttattctttcagtactctgttatggataaacattacccctagtagaagattatctatacttagtacaatgagcttatcctttcagtactcgaTTATGGATAGACattactctcagtagaagattatccatatctggtatagtaacagcttacacagcagcttgcagtagcagcttacacaacaacttcttttcttctataaatagaagaaatttcagttcattatggacatcagtttgaattcgaataatatatcagtttctcacTATATTTGCCTTTACTTTACGgtctttattttattacaagaaagaacaaattcACAATTTGTAATATTATTAAAAGAACTTGACCAATGTGATTAGCCCACATCTTACTTGTCTAAAAGGTGTCACCGTGTCCAGCATCCTTGAAAACAAATTTGAGAGGAACAATAGTTAATGATATCTCTCCACAATTTTAAAGCCAAAAATCACATATGTATTTAAATATTATCAGAAATAAAGTATGTAAATTTCAAATAATTTAATTATAATATAGGAGTATTATTACCCAAATGAGATACATACACAAATAATAAAACAGCAATCTATTTAAAAAGTTTTAGCGTGCGTAAAGCACGAATAAACATCATGCCTCTGTAACTCTTGAATTGGCTCATAAATACTCTTTAACTTTTGGACATTATATTGAGCGACCAATGTATCATTTTGATATAAATATGTCTCTCTTGCTTTatttagaaagagaaaaagaatagagagagaaaacaaaagaaattttttacgTTTTTGGTTGTTTAGAATATTACAAAATTGTAAGTTTGTTACTTATGATATATGTGTTTTGGGAAAAATTGAATTTACATATTGAAGTGATTGAAAGATGACGTGTCCTGACATGGAGGTTGGTCAAAGGATGATGATTATCAAataggcacgagttgcaacagatgcGAGCAGAGGCACATGAAGTGGCACGAGCGGTTATTCAGAAGACTCaacgctcgtacctatttaatccaaaaatcaaggagaatgaatctgacagcacaagAGAGTACAAATATAGTATTTAATACTAAAagcgttagagaatctgtattgaatcacaatgattatgtaacgtagcatttaatgcctttaattgtctataatgaccttattatgacaaagaCATAACGTATAACTTggagatagctataaaaggaaGAGAATgaatcatttgtaaggacacgaaatactatctgAGTACAttggtttactttgttttcttctgattatcttattgttggcaaaatcactttcctttattcattctttggttatcagtaacccgtgttcttctaaattaaaactttgactgaaattccactttttggttaaacaaattggttccgttatcgggaatctgataatctactCTTTCTTAGCCTAACCTTTTttgttgcatcaactatgtcgaACATCAATGACAACACCGAAGGAAACCAACAACTCCAGGAGAATCCACAGGATGACCACATCCCAATCCCTTCTCCACAAAGCTCCCCTCGAAGATCTCGAGAAGGCACTCCTGACAGATCTCATGCAAATGGaaatgctcaatttgaaaatgatgAAGCTATcaatgaagctttgcaaaagctaatcgctcaacaggtcaataaagctcttgaggcTTTTGTAAGCCAATTACCCATTGCACCACCAATACCcactccaaataataacactttggagaaccctcgttcTGGGCTTGCTAATTCAGGTAGTGGTGGAATCCCCGGCGAGTCACGAGAAGGAGAaccaggtaacttagtcaattctgatttacaaaatttagtactaacattgcagaaacagctcaaagagtaaagtgaccgcatagagcaaatacctggagtACCGCCAGTAATCAAAtggatagatatggataaatattcataacaaccttggaagccaagtgctgtttcccaattccaaagaaattcaaaatgcccgatattccaaaatacgatggaacaactgatccacgagaccacgtgactgcattcacaacaggcATAAAaagcaacgacttgaccaaacaagaaattgaatcagtattggtcaaaaaattcggtgaaacactcactaagggagcattaacatggtattctcttttacctgaaattccataaattcttttgttgagcttgcagttcatttatcaaagcacactcgggagctcaaaaagtcgaaaaaagaatgaaagatattttcaaaatcaagcaaggggacttagaattgcttagggagttcgtggatagtttccagcgtgaaagaatgacgttACCGCGCGTACTTGACAATTGGGCAGCTATAAACTTCactagtaatttgaatgaaaaaagctctgAAGCCACGAGGCGACTTaaggaaagtcttcgtgaattcccagAAACAACGTGGAATGACGTTTATAACAGGTACAACAcgaagctaaggatagaagaTGATATTATCTCAcaatctcaaaaagaagaaaaggtgagTTCGAGATGGGCGGAAATCGAAAAAATgtccggtaaaaacaggtacgaaccATATATGGGTCCAGTAGGAAAAGATTCGCGGTCAAAATAGGACCATCTGAGGTACGATCATAGGTCGAGGAATAGAGAGTCGGGCTCGTCATCAAGATTTAGGAAAGATCGAAACGAGCGAGAGTCacgggatgatgatagaaatttgaaagcaAGGTTTTCCGGTTATAATTTTGATGCAAGcacttccgagctcgtagctgttttaagaagcatgggtgataaggtacggtggccaaaagaaatgagatcaaacccAAACAGGCGCAATCCTGATCACTAgtgtgaatttcacaacgatcacgggcataaaacgaCAAACTGTAGGTTGCTGCAAGGTGAAGTTGATCATCTATTAAAGCAAGGGTATCTCACTGAATTATTCAGTGAGAGAGGTAAGCAAATatatatgaagaataggcaggagaCCCCAAAACCACATTCTCCCAAAAGGACTGTTAATGTGATAAGTGtaggtgaagacatcaatggtgcGACGTACACAACAGCCAATAAAGTCTCCAATGTGACAATTACCCACGGGAAGCGGGTGCGACATGTCTTAGAGGAAGAAAGCATTACGTTTGATGATGCAGACGCGGATGGCGTATTATCCccacataacgatgcactggtaatatctttacttgtatatgatactaatgtgaaacgagttttgattgatccaggtagttctgtgaacattattttgctaagagtactacgtgagatgcaagccgaagataaattaataccaaaggcaCATACTCtgtctggatttgacaattccagCGTAGTGACGAAAGGGGAGGTAATACTTAcaacattcgcagaaggagttgtcaaggatacaaaatttcaggtggtagatatggagatggcttacaatatgatccttgggagaccatggatccacgagatgGATGCCGTTCCGTCAACCTTGtaccaagttattaaatttccatcaccaagGGACTATGTCAAATCCATGGGTATCAACATACATCCAGAAGCATCAATTCTGTAGCAGATTCAAGTACGGGaaatgaagaaaaatagcaattacagaatccagttgagggtaccacaacacaaacctcaactgaacaaggacgAATAGACGTGGACTCAAGGCTAGatgccattcaagaaccagaagaaaatgaaaatatcaaaacaacgattgaAGAACTGGAAGCTGTAATATTATTTGCACAATGGCCTGAAAGGAAAATCTACGTAGGGGCCAATCTAAGTTAAGACATGAAAGGTAATGACTCACAAGTTAAATGAAGACCTATCATAtccacctgtcaaacaaaagaagagaaagcaagtaactttcaaaaatcaggtgattcaagatgaggttcaaaaattactaaaaattgggtctatccgcgaggtaaagtatcctaattggttagccaatactgttgtagTACCAAAGAataatggtaagtggcgagtttgtgcaGATTACACGAACCttaacaaagcttgtcctaaagattctttcccattaccacatatagatcaactaattgatgctactgcaggacatgagttgttaagctttttagatgcgtattcaggatataatcagatcaaaatggatcctgtggatgaagaaaaaacttcatttataacagacagggagacttactgttataaagtaatgccctttggtcttaAAAAGACTGGCGCAACATATCAAAGATTggtgaccaaaatgtttcaagaacatttgaaaaaaaccatggaggtttatatagacgatatgctcgttaaaactcaGCATTCAGGAGATCATATATCACACCTGTCTGATACGTTTCAGATTTTGCAAAAATTtaaaatgaaattaaatcctgagaaatgtgcattcggtattgcatcaggtaagtttttaggttttcttgtttctaaccgtggtattgaagtgaatcccacACAGATTCAGAacattgaagaaattcctgacaTGCTTACAAGTAGAAAAGAAATGCAgaggttgacaggaagaattgcagccttggggagattCAGTTCTACATCATCAGAAAAATGCTTTAAGTTCTTTTCaactcttaaaaagcaagatcagttcGAATGAACTGAGGAATGTCAGCAGACACTTAAAAATTTAAAGGCATACCTGTCAAATCCGCCATTACTCGCAAAACCAAAAGCTGGGGAAAGACTGCTCATCTACCTTGTTATctcagaagttgcggtaagtgttgttttagtccgtgaggaccaaggtaaacaatctccgatcTATTATATCAGCAAATCTTTATTAGATACGGAGACAcggtatcctcaattagaaaagctagcacttgcattaatcatgacatctagaaaattaaggccttattttcagtgTCATTCTATCGCTGTAGTAACTActtatccattacgcaatatattacataagcatgagttgtcaggtaggttagccaaatgggctatagaattaagtgaatatgacatcgCATACCAGTCTAGAACCGcgataaaatctcaagtgttagtagattttgtggctgattttagccaaagAATGCAAttggaagcagaaaaagaattgcaaGTGTTCAATGGTTCTAATCCGGGAATTTGGaccttattcactgatggttcctCTAATGTGAAGGGTGCAGGCTTGGGAATTATTTTGATACCACCTAcaggtgaaaccattcgacaagccattaaatgtcattctataactaacaatgagacagagtatgaggctgtgattgcaggtttagaactagcACGAGAACTCGACATTAATCAGATTGTGATCAAAAGCgattcacaactcgtagttaatcaaatgctagAGATTTATACAGTCAGGGAAGCACGGATGTAGAAGTACTTAGAGAATGTACGGGATCTGATCGGACAAttccaaacctggaaagttatGCAAATATCAAGAGATGAAAATGTCGAGGCGGACGCCCTagccaatctcgcatctgcagcagacgtggcaagcaatgaaaatgtTTTCGTAattcatttatttcattcagtgcTCGATAtagacaaaaatgaggtaaattttaataacttagcatgggattggaggaacgagattgttgcttttttgcagtatggaaccgtccctGAAGACAAGAAAAAAGCTCACGCGCTTCGGAAAAAGGCTGCTTGATAttgtttaaagcaaggcaatctttatcgaaaaatgttcggtggacCCTTAGCAAGGTGCCTCGGGCCTTCACAGATGGAATATGTAAAAAGAGAGATACACAAAGGGCATTGTGGAAATCATGCCGGAGAaagatcactggtaagaaccatgattagggcaggttattattggcctaaaatggaagaagaagcggaaacttttgtggctaaatgtgataaatgccaaaggtacggtAATAACATGCATAGACCTACGGAGTTGTTCATATACGAGCAGAGGCACATGAAGAGACACGATCGGTTATTTGGAAGACTCaacgctcgtacctatttaaTCCAAAAATCAAAGAGAATGAATCTAACAGCACAAGAGAGTACATatacagtatttaataagcattaaatactaaaaatgttagggaatctgtattgaatcacaatgattatgtaacatagcatttaatgcctttaattgtctataatggccttattatAACAAAGGCATAATGTATAACTTggagatagctataaaaggaagaaAATGGATCATTTATAAGGACACAAAATACTATCTGAATACAttggtttactttgttttcttctgattatcttattgttggcaaaatcactttcctttattcattctttgattatcagtaacccgtgttcttctaaattaaagctttgactgaaattccACTTTTTGGTTAAGCAATTTGACTGAACACCTTCAATTGAATGTTAAATTTTTTAACGAAGTACAATTTCTCAATTATTGTgttctttttctttaaaaaaagatgaacaaatttttaaaaatttcctaATGAACTTGTTGCTTTCTTACATAGTGGAGCATCTTGAACTCCTACAATCAGAGCCATCCATGAACTAGGAGTGTCATGATGTACTGCCAAATAACTATAAGAGAGCCAAAAAGAATTCAGATATCAATTAAATTACTCTAGATCTTTCATTACTTTAAAGAGCTTTTGTCACTACCCGAAATACCAATAATGAGGTTGTGATAGTGCCTAACATATACTTTCTAGGCAAGGCAACATTAGCTAATCAGTTAActattttaacaatttaaaacagagTAACAATAATAATTAACGATTGGTAAAACTGAATTATATAAGATAAACCATAATAACACGGTCTAGACTAATTTCAGAAATCCGGTATCACCAATACACGACCAACTATAATCCTACAATGTATGGTTTGAACAAAATACAATTATTTGAAACAAAGTAAATAGTAAAGACATAATAGAAAGGGACTTTGGGGATTGCGAACGTTGGAAAactctacctcaagtctcctaTAGCAGACGAATCCGAGCAGAACTCCTCTACGTGCCGGTGGGACCAACATCTGGATCTgtacaagaagtgcagaagtgtagcatgagtacaaccgcTCCCATGCACTATATCAGTGCCGAgcttaacctcgacgaagtagtaacgaggctatgGCAAGACATAATAAACATGTATGAATAATAATAACAGAATACAAACATATAACTAAAGTAGTAAACTCATAAAAACGAACCCGAAGGTCAACTACCAGAGGACCCCAGAATAACTCCACAACTACAAATAACTTCAACACATCATACTCTATTGTGGGGCACAACTCGATCCCAACATTTAACACAATTACTATTgcagcgtacaacccgatcccaatatcatatcatatcattatctgttgtggcgtgcaacccgttaccaatatcaaaatttatttcaacactgttgcggcgtgcaacctgatcccaatatCAACTCATTAACATAAACAACTTAACACAACCGATAACGGGATCTCAACACGAAAGGAGAATAAAGCGTGCAAAACATCAAGAAACTACCAGTACAATGGAGGATAACCAATATTTCGTATTTATAATTTTCTatagatcatcaatacaagaATAGCTAAAGAACTCAATGAAATCGGAATAACATAGTGAGGTGTAACAAGTAATGTAATGTCAGTGAAAACAAGTTAAGCATGAAGAAGTGAAGTTATATAATTAATACAGGTAAGAACATATATCAAGTAAGTAAATATTGAGCGAGAAATGAATAAATCAAAACAAGTAACAAGTAAATAACATTAACAGCTAAAGCATGGATAACAAGTAAGATCATGTAGCAACCAAAGCTTATAACAAGAGATAACATGGAATAAGTAATGGCATAAATGTAACTAGCCCAAtcccgcatgctttaacccatGACGACGCTTATACACTATCACCTTGCATATACGCTGTTTTCCCACAAAATTCACATAACAAATAGACCAGCAAGTCTTAATTTTCTCATGTCAAAGTTAGAACGACACTTACCTCTTTGCGCAACCAACTCAACAATCAACCACGACTTTTCCTTTCGAATAAGCCTCCAATCCAACCAAATCTATCTAAGTATcgttcaaacaattcaaaataagctttagaaactacctaCAAATGAAAAAGGTTCAATCTTTGATgaaattgaaaaagtcaaccctgggctcgcttggtcaaaacctgagatccgaacca contains:
- the LOC138885691 gene encoding uncharacterized protein; the encoded protein is MTSRKLRPYFQCHSIAVVTTYPLRNILHKHELSGRLAKWAIELSEYDIAYQSRTAIKSQVLVDFVADFSQRMQLEAEKELQVFNGSNPGIWTLFTDGSSNVKGAGLGIILIPPTGETIRQAIKCHSITNNETEYEAVIAGLELARELDINQIVIKSDSQLVVNQMLEIYTVREARM